In Ostrinia nubilalis chromosome 12, ilOstNubi1.1, whole genome shotgun sequence, one DNA window encodes the following:
- the LOC135076625 gene encoding carbonic anhydrase 7-like, with translation MTRYIFVAMTCFEIVVSTTFKEPLWTYDDETNWPGVNCKEGGKRQSPIDIRTADVVKDYAKQFIKHGQLKFTGYHRVLVSGINNGHTVQFSSEGEEAIHPTLTGGPLEHRYRLEQLHFHWLSEHSVNGINTFSSKAIHPTLTGRLLEQLDFHWLSEHSVNGINAFSSEGEEAIHPTLTGGPLGKLHFHWLSEHSVNGIKFPMEIHFVHVRSDLNVGDALVSKDGLAIISVFCNVQAELDDRQQQASDEIMQYIPKLLETGDRISGVLMDMTKLLSPNQQSYYTYAGSLTSPECNEAVIWIIFDTPIFLSDADYRMFGKVGVGRHNFRSLQKLNHHVVFKPVSASLHTPQIVKLFDDVVKLVTDFFRNVTSFMSKGLRSR, from the exons ATGACAAGATACATATTTGTTGCTATGACGTGTTTTG AAATCGTCGTCTCTACAACTTTTAAAGAACCCCTTTGGACTTATGACG ATGAAACCAACTGGCCAGGGGTGAATTGCAAAGAGGGCGGCAAGCGGCAGTCGCCCATCGACATCAGGACAGCAGACGTGGTGAAGGACTACGCCAAGCAGTTCATCAAACACGGCCAGCTCAAGTTTACGGGGTACCACCGCGTGCTGGTATCGGGGATCAATAATGGACATACTG TGCAATTCAGCTCGGAAGGCGAGGAGGCCATCCACCCGACGCTCACGGGAGGACCGCTGGAGCACCGCTACCGGCTGGAGCAACTGCACTTCCACTGGCTGTCCGAGCACTCCGTCAACGGGATCAA TACATTCAGCTCGAAAGCCATCCACCCGACGCTCACGGGCAGACTGCTGGAGCAGCTGGACTTCCACTGGCTGTCCGAGCACTCCGTCAACGGGATCAA TGCATTCAGCTCGGAAGGCGAGGAGGCTATCCACCCGACGCTCACGGGAGGACCGCTGGGGAAGCTGCACTTCCACTGGCTGTCCGAGCACTCCGTCAACGGGATCAA GTTTCCCATGGAAATCCACTTCGTCCACGTGCGGTCGGATCTCAACGTGGGAGATGCTTTGGTTAGCAAGGATGGGCTGGCCATCATTTCTGTATTTTGCAAC GTCCAGGCAGAGCTGGACGACCGACAGCAGCAGGCGTCGGACGAGATCATGCAGTACATCCCGAAGCTCCTGGAGACCGGAGACAGGATCAGCGGGGTCCTGATGGACATGAc AAAGCTGCTAAGCCCGAACCAGCAGTCATACTACACATATGCGGGCTCGCTCACGTCGCCGGAGTGCAACGAGGCCGTCATCTGGATCATATTCGACACGCCCATCTTTCTGTCCGATGCTGAC TACCgcatgttcggcaaagtagggGTCGGCCGGCACAACTTCAGATCGCTACAGAAGCTCAACCACCACGTAGTCTTCAAGCCTGTCTCCGCGTCGCTGCACACGCCGCAAATCGTCAAACTCTTCGATGACGTCGTCAAACTGGTCACGGACTTCTTTAGGAACGTTACTTC ATTCATGTCAAAAGGATTGAGGTCACGATAG
- the LOC135077054 gene encoding putative carbonic anhydrase 3: MVSTVIVLLSLTGLSVARDWSHYDEDAWPGQCGVGKEQSPINIVPHESLPDPHEAHIRGPLVYRGYGDVEVRARNTGYKVRWAVEPGTPAPVLSGGPLRDNYTFAEVHFHWLSEHAINGLKYPMEIHFVHLKTGLNFDQALQQRDGVAVVGVLVQVGPIGETSVLEELLPAMDYIVNPSNEDSPTFNVDLTKLFSPNPQAFYTYHGSLTTPLCPEVVTWMVMDQPTTVTHDHYKNLTRADLEGINNDRRVQPLGTRMVYRSKEVASCSHMASPSLLGLAAAIIACFRSKMSTTLLGAMCSIVKTKRRLLGNVVNKVTCH; encoded by the exons GTTTATCCGTCGCCAGAGATTGGTCTCATTATG ACGAAGACGCGTGGCCGGGCCAGTGCGGGGTGGGTAAGGAACAGTCCCCCATCAACATCGTACCCCATGAGAGTCTTCCCGACCCTCACGAAGCACACATCAGGGGCCCGCTGGTCTACCGGGGCTACGGCGATGTTGAAGTGAGAGCGAGGAACACTGGGTACAAAG TTCGCTGGGCCGTGGAGCCGGGCACTCCCGCGCCGGTGCTGTCGGGCGGCCCGCTGCGCGACAACTACACCTTCGCCGAAGTTCACTTCCACTGGCTCTCGGAGCACGCCATCAACGGGCTCAA GTACCCCATGGAGATCCACTTTGTGCACCTGAAGACCGGGCTCAACTTCGACCAGGCGCTGCAGCAGCGGGATGGAGTCGCCGTCGTCGGAGTACTGGTCCAG GTGGGTCCCATTGGAGAAACCAGTGTGCTGGAAGAACTGCTACCAGCAATGGATTACATAGTTAATCCATCCAACGAAGACTCGCCCACTTTCAACGTAGACCTCAC GAAGCTCTTCAGCCCCAACCCTCAAGCGTTCTACACCTACCACGGCTCGTTGACCACACCCCTATGCCCTGAGGTGGTCACCTGGATGGTCATGGACCAGCCCACCACCGTCACCCACGACCAC TACAAAAACCTGACCCGAGCTGACTTGGAAGGCATCAACAACGACCGGCGGGTCCAGCCATTGGGCACTCGCATGGTCTACCGCTCCAAAGAAGTAGCCTCTTGCTCGCACATGGCCTCACCGTCTCTGCTGGGACTGGCCGCTGCCATCATAGCCTGCTTCAGGTCTAAGATGTCGACTACCCTTCTAGGAGCTATGTGCAGCATCGTCAAAACCAAAAGGAGGCTCTTGGGCAATGTTGTTAATAAAGTAACCTGCCACTAA